A stretch of Mesoplodon densirostris isolate mMesDen1 chromosome 7, mMesDen1 primary haplotype, whole genome shotgun sequence DNA encodes these proteins:
- the ROBO4 gene encoding roundabout homolog 4 isoform X1 → MGSRGGGLPGARQPLPLLLLLVTGGMAQDSPPQILVHPEDQLLQGPGPAKMSCQASGQPPPTIRWLLNGHPLSMVPPDIHHLLPDGTLLLLRPPPRGRAHDDQALSTDLGVYTCEASNRLGTAVSRGARLSVAVLREDFQVQPRDAVATVGEQVILQCGPPWGHPEPTVSWWKDGKPLALQPGRHSVSRGSLLMTRAEKSDAGTYMCVATNSAGRRESRAARVSVQEPQDRKEPLELLAVRIQLENVTLLNPDPAKGTKPGPAVWLSWKVSGPAAPAQSYTALFRTQAAPGGQGAPWAEALLAGWQSAELEGLHWGQDYEFKVRPSSGRAQGPDSNVLLLRLPEQVPSAPPREVTLKPGNGSVLVSWVPPPAENHNGVIRGYQVWSLGNTSFPPANWTVAGEQTRLEIATRMPGSYCVQVAAVTGAGAGKPSSPVCLLLEQAMEQAAQEPSAHGSWTLEQLRAALRRPEVIASGGVVLWLLLLGTAVCIHRRRRAGVHLGPGLYRHTSEDAILKHRMDHSDSPWLADTWRSTSGSRDLSSSSSLSSRLGVDPRDPLDSRRSLISWDPRSPGVPLLPDTSTFYGSLINELPSSPPARPSPQAPAARRLTPQLARLSSPWPSSDSLCGRRGLSSPRLSLAPAEAWKAKKKQELHQANSSPLLRASHPVELWACELGNRGSKNLSQSPGAVPWALVACRALGPQLLGSPSELVTHPLPAAPLPPRGPPTQSQQTQHSVEPQAPSCPPLPAAPVPAFIPSGPPSPSSPQASSLSGPSPASSRLSSSSLSSLEEDQDSVLTPEEVALCLELSEGEETPRNSVSPIPRAPSPPITYGYISVPTASELADVGRPGAGVGSEMRGLLCPPRPCPTPTPSEGSLANGWGSASEDNAPSARASLVSSSDGSFLADAHFARALAVAADSFGFGLEPREADCVFTDALSPPSPRDDLFLNSALSLPPWEWRSDWLEDMEKNHTQWLGRGLPPWPSTSRISSQRSQLSCPAPKAGDSS, encoded by the exons ATGGGCTCTCGAGGAGGAGGCCTCCCTGGGGCccgtcagcccctgcctctccTGCTTCTGCTCGTCACAG gAGGCATGGCTCAGGACTCCCCACCCCAGATCCTTGTCCACCCCGAGGACCAGCTGCTCCAGGGCCCTGGCCCGGCCAAGATGAGCTGCCAGGCCTCAGGCCAGCCACCTCCCACCATCCGCTGGCTGCTGAATGGGCATCCCCTGAGCATGGTGCCCCCAGACATTCACCACCTCCTACCTGACGGAACCCTCCTGCTGCTGCGGCCCCCTCCCCGGGGACGTGCCCACGATGACCAGGCCCTGTCCACGGACCTGGGTGTCTACACGTGTGAGGCCAGCAACCGGCTGGGCACGGCAGTCAGCCGGGGCGCTCGGCTGTCTGTGGCTG tcCTTCGGGAAGATTTCCAGGTCCAGCCTCGGGACGCGGTGGCCACAGTGGGCGAGCAGGTGATTCTGCAGTGTGGGCCGCCCTGGGGCCACCCAGAGCCCACAGTCTCATGGTGGAAGGATGGGAAACCCCTGGCCCTGCAGCCAGGGCGGCACTCG GTGTCCAGAGGTTCCCTGCTGATGACAAGAGCAGAGAAGAGTGACGCAGGGACCTACATGTGCgtggccaccaacagtgcaggccGACGGGAGAGCCGGGCAGCCAGGGTGTCTGTCCAAG AGCCCCAGGACCGCAAGGAGCCCCTGGAGCTTCTGGCTGTGCGCATTCAGCTGGAAAACGTGACCCTGCTGAACCCAGACCCTGCGAAGGGCACCAAGCCTGGTCCTGCTGTGTGGCTCAGCTGGAAG GTGAGCGGCCCTGCTGCACCTGCTCAGTCCTACACGGCCCTGTTCAGGACCCAGGCTGCCCCCGGAGGCCAGGGAGCCCCGTGGGCAGAGGCCCTGCTGGCTGGCTGGCAGAGCGCAGAGCTTGAGGGCCTCCACTGGGGCCAAGACTACGAGTTCAAAGTGAGACCATCCTCCGGGCGGGCTCAAGGCCCCGACAGCAAcgtgctgctcctgaggctgcctgAACAAG tGCCCAGTGCCCCTCCCCGGGAGGTGACCCTAAAACCTGGCAACGGCAGTGTCCTCGTGAGCTGGGTCCCACCACCTGCTGAAAACCACAATGGCGTCATCCGTGGCTACCAG GTCTGGAGCCTGGGCAACACCTCGTTCCCCCCGGCCAACTGGACGGTGGCAGGCGAGCAGACCCGGCTGGAGATCGCCACCCGCATGCCAGGTTCCTACTGCGTACAAGTGGCCGCAgtcactggggctggggctgggaagccCAGCAGCCCTGTCTGCCTCCTTTTAG AGCAGGCCATGGAGCAAGCTGCCCAGGAACCCAGTGCGCATGGCTCGTGGACCCTGGAGCAGCTGAGGGCGGCCTTGAGGCGGCCAGAGGTCATTGCCAGCGGGGGTGTTGTgctctggctgctgctgctgggcacCGCCGTGTGCATCCACCGCCGGCGCCGAGCTGGGGTGCACCTGGGCCCAG GTCTGTACAGACATACCAGTGAGGACGCCATCCTAAAACACAG GATGGATCACAGTGACTCCCCGTGGCTGGCAGACACTTGGCGCTCCACCTCTGGCTCTCGGgacctcagcagcagcagcagtctcAGCAGCCGACTGGGAGTAGACCCCCGGGACCCACTAGACAGTCGTCGCTCCT TGATCTCCTGGGATCCCCGAAGCCCCGGTGTGCCCCTGCTTCCCGACACCAGCACTTTTTATGGCTCCCTCATCAATGAGCTGCCTTCCAGCCCCCCAGCCCGGCCAagtccccaggccccagctgccAGGCGGCTCACACCCCAGCTGGCCAGGCTCTCCAGTCCCTGGCCCAGTTCAGACAGCCTCTGCGGCCGCAGGGGCCTCTCTTCTCCGCGCTTGTCTCTGGCCCCTGCAGAGGCTTGGAAGGCCAAAAAAAAGCAGG AGCTGCACCAGGCCAACAGCTCCCCGCTGCTCCGGGCCAGCCACCCTGTGGAGCTCTGGGCCTGTGAGTTGGGCAACAGAGGCTCCAAGAACCTTTCGCAAAGCCCAG GAGCTGTGCCCTGGGCCCTGGTTGCCTGCCGGGCCCTGGGACCACAGCTCCTCGGCTCCCCCAGTGAGCTGGTGACTCACCCTCTCCCCGCAGCACCCCTCCCTCCTCGTGGACCCCCCACTCAGAGTCAACAGACCCA GCACTCGGTGGAGCCCCaagccccctcctgccccccactGCCAGCAGCCCCCGTCCCCGCCTTTATCCCCTCCGGCCCCCCCAGCCCCTCCAGTCCCCAGGCCTCTTCCCTCTCTGGTCCCAGCCCAGCATCCAGTCGCCTGTCCAGCTCATCACTGTCGTCCCTGGAGGAGGATCAGGACAGTGTGCTGACCCCTGAGGAGGTGGCCCTGTGCCTGGAGCTCAGTGAGGGTGAGGAGACCCCCAG GAACAGTGTCTCTCCAATACCAAGGGCTCCTTCACCCCCCATCACCTATGGCTACATCAGCGTCCCGACGGCCTCGGAGCTAGCGGATGTGGGCAGGCCTGGAGCGGGGGTGGGGTCCGAGATGAGGGGCTTGCTGTGCCCACCTCGGCCctgccccacacccacccccagcGAGGGCTCCTTGGCCAACGGCTGGGGCTCAGCCTCTGAGGACAACGCCCCCAGCGCCAGGGCCAGCCTGGTCAGCTCCTCCGACGGCTCCTTCCTCGCCGATGCCCACTTCGCCCGGGCCCTGGCCGTGGCTGCGGACAGCTTTGGCTTTGGTCTGGAGCCCAGGGAGGCAGACTGCGTCTTCACAG ATGCTTTgtcacctccctccccccgggATGACCTCTTCCTGAActctgccctctccctgcccccgtGGGAGTGGAGGTCAGACTGGTTGGAGGACATGGAGAAAAACCACACCCAGTGGCTGGGAAGGGGGCTGCCTCCCTGGCCCTCCACCTCTCGGATCTCGTCCCAGAGAAGTCAACTCAGCTGTCCTGCGCCCAAGGCCGGCG ACTCCTCGTGA
- the ROBO4 gene encoding roundabout homolog 4 isoform X5 produces MGSRGGGLPGARQPLPLLLLLVTGGMAQDSPPQILVHPEDQLLQGPGPAKMSCQASGQPPPTIRWLLNGHPLSMVPPDIHHLLPDGTLLLLRPPPRGRAHDDQALSTDLGVYTCEASNRLGTAVSRGARLSVAVLREDFQVQPRDAVATVGEQVILQCGPPWGHPEPTVSWWKDGKPLALQPGRHSVSRGSLLMTRAEKSDAGTYMCVATNSAGRRESRAARVSVQEPQDRKEPLELLAVRIQLENVTLLNPDPAKGTKPGPAVWLSWKVSGPAAPAQSYTALFRTQAAPGGQGAPWAEALLAGWQSAELEGLHWGQDYEFKVRPSSGRAQGPDSNVLLLRLPEQVPSAPPREVTLKPGNGSVLVSWVPPPAENHNGVIRGYQVWSLGNTSFPPANWTVAGEQTRLEIATRMPGSYCVQVAAVTGAGAGKPSSPVCLLLEQAMEQAAQEPSAHGSWTLEQLRAALRRPEVIASGGVVLWLLLLGTAVCIHRRRRAGVHLGPGLYRHTSEDAILKHRMDHSDSPWLADTWRSTSGSRDLSSSSSLSSRLGVDPRDPLDSRRSLISWDPRSPGVPLLPDTSTFYGSLINELPSSPPARPSPQAPAARRLTPQLARLSSPWPSSDSLCGRRGLSSPRLSLAPAEAWKAKKKQELHQANSSPLLRASHPVELWACELGNRGSKNLSQSPGERRALRGSPASSRLSSSSLSSLEEDQDSVLTPEEVALCLELSEGEETPRNSVSPIPRAPSPPITYGYISVPTASELADVGRPGAGVGSEMRGLLCPPRPCPTPTPSEGSLANGWGSASEDNAPSARASLVSSSDGSFLADAHFARALAVAADSFGFGLEPREADCVFTDALSPPSPRDDLFLNSALSLPPWEWRSDWLEDMEKNHTQWLGRGLPPWPSTSRISSQRSQLSCPAPKAGDSS; encoded by the exons ATGGGCTCTCGAGGAGGAGGCCTCCCTGGGGCccgtcagcccctgcctctccTGCTTCTGCTCGTCACAG gAGGCATGGCTCAGGACTCCCCACCCCAGATCCTTGTCCACCCCGAGGACCAGCTGCTCCAGGGCCCTGGCCCGGCCAAGATGAGCTGCCAGGCCTCAGGCCAGCCACCTCCCACCATCCGCTGGCTGCTGAATGGGCATCCCCTGAGCATGGTGCCCCCAGACATTCACCACCTCCTACCTGACGGAACCCTCCTGCTGCTGCGGCCCCCTCCCCGGGGACGTGCCCACGATGACCAGGCCCTGTCCACGGACCTGGGTGTCTACACGTGTGAGGCCAGCAACCGGCTGGGCACGGCAGTCAGCCGGGGCGCTCGGCTGTCTGTGGCTG tcCTTCGGGAAGATTTCCAGGTCCAGCCTCGGGACGCGGTGGCCACAGTGGGCGAGCAGGTGATTCTGCAGTGTGGGCCGCCCTGGGGCCACCCAGAGCCCACAGTCTCATGGTGGAAGGATGGGAAACCCCTGGCCCTGCAGCCAGGGCGGCACTCG GTGTCCAGAGGTTCCCTGCTGATGACAAGAGCAGAGAAGAGTGACGCAGGGACCTACATGTGCgtggccaccaacagtgcaggccGACGGGAGAGCCGGGCAGCCAGGGTGTCTGTCCAAG AGCCCCAGGACCGCAAGGAGCCCCTGGAGCTTCTGGCTGTGCGCATTCAGCTGGAAAACGTGACCCTGCTGAACCCAGACCCTGCGAAGGGCACCAAGCCTGGTCCTGCTGTGTGGCTCAGCTGGAAG GTGAGCGGCCCTGCTGCACCTGCTCAGTCCTACACGGCCCTGTTCAGGACCCAGGCTGCCCCCGGAGGCCAGGGAGCCCCGTGGGCAGAGGCCCTGCTGGCTGGCTGGCAGAGCGCAGAGCTTGAGGGCCTCCACTGGGGCCAAGACTACGAGTTCAAAGTGAGACCATCCTCCGGGCGGGCTCAAGGCCCCGACAGCAAcgtgctgctcctgaggctgcctgAACAAG tGCCCAGTGCCCCTCCCCGGGAGGTGACCCTAAAACCTGGCAACGGCAGTGTCCTCGTGAGCTGGGTCCCACCACCTGCTGAAAACCACAATGGCGTCATCCGTGGCTACCAG GTCTGGAGCCTGGGCAACACCTCGTTCCCCCCGGCCAACTGGACGGTGGCAGGCGAGCAGACCCGGCTGGAGATCGCCACCCGCATGCCAGGTTCCTACTGCGTACAAGTGGCCGCAgtcactggggctggggctgggaagccCAGCAGCCCTGTCTGCCTCCTTTTAG AGCAGGCCATGGAGCAAGCTGCCCAGGAACCCAGTGCGCATGGCTCGTGGACCCTGGAGCAGCTGAGGGCGGCCTTGAGGCGGCCAGAGGTCATTGCCAGCGGGGGTGTTGTgctctggctgctgctgctgggcacCGCCGTGTGCATCCACCGCCGGCGCCGAGCTGGGGTGCACCTGGGCCCAG GTCTGTACAGACATACCAGTGAGGACGCCATCCTAAAACACAG GATGGATCACAGTGACTCCCCGTGGCTGGCAGACACTTGGCGCTCCACCTCTGGCTCTCGGgacctcagcagcagcagcagtctcAGCAGCCGACTGGGAGTAGACCCCCGGGACCCACTAGACAGTCGTCGCTCCT TGATCTCCTGGGATCCCCGAAGCCCCGGTGTGCCCCTGCTTCCCGACACCAGCACTTTTTATGGCTCCCTCATCAATGAGCTGCCTTCCAGCCCCCCAGCCCGGCCAagtccccaggccccagctgccAGGCGGCTCACACCCCAGCTGGCCAGGCTCTCCAGTCCCTGGCCCAGTTCAGACAGCCTCTGCGGCCGCAGGGGCCTCTCTTCTCCGCGCTTGTCTCTGGCCCCTGCAGAGGCTTGGAAGGCCAAAAAAAAGCAGG AGCTGCACCAGGCCAACAGCTCCCCGCTGCTCCGGGCCAGCCACCCTGTGGAGCTCTGGGCCTGTGAGTTGGGCAACAGAGGCTCCAAGAACCTTTCGCAAAGCCCAGGTGAGAGGAGGGCGCTGCGAGGCAG CCCAGCATCCAGTCGCCTGTCCAGCTCATCACTGTCGTCCCTGGAGGAGGATCAGGACAGTGTGCTGACCCCTGAGGAGGTGGCCCTGTGCCTGGAGCTCAGTGAGGGTGAGGAGACCCCCAG GAACAGTGTCTCTCCAATACCAAGGGCTCCTTCACCCCCCATCACCTATGGCTACATCAGCGTCCCGACGGCCTCGGAGCTAGCGGATGTGGGCAGGCCTGGAGCGGGGGTGGGGTCCGAGATGAGGGGCTTGCTGTGCCCACCTCGGCCctgccccacacccacccccagcGAGGGCTCCTTGGCCAACGGCTGGGGCTCAGCCTCTGAGGACAACGCCCCCAGCGCCAGGGCCAGCCTGGTCAGCTCCTCCGACGGCTCCTTCCTCGCCGATGCCCACTTCGCCCGGGCCCTGGCCGTGGCTGCGGACAGCTTTGGCTTTGGTCTGGAGCCCAGGGAGGCAGACTGCGTCTTCACAG ATGCTTTgtcacctccctccccccgggATGACCTCTTCCTGAActctgccctctccctgcccccgtGGGAGTGGAGGTCAGACTGGTTGGAGGACATGGAGAAAAACCACACCCAGTGGCTGGGAAGGGGGCTGCCTCCCTGGCCCTCCACCTCTCGGATCTCGTCCCAGAGAAGTCAACTCAGCTGTCCTGCGCCCAAGGCCGGCG ACTCCTCGTGA